The genomic segment AAGTGGCCATGGTGTGTCTGGAAAGCAGTTTTGGGAATGTCAACTGCCTTAACTCTTAGCTGATGGTAGCCAGCTCTGAGATCGAGTTTAGACATATATTTCGTGCCATGCAACTCATCTAACAACTCATCTATATTGGGGATAGGAAATTTGTCTTTTACAGTTAATTCATTCAGTTTCctatagtctatacagagcCTCCAAGAATTATCCTTCTTTTTTACTAACAATACTGGAGAAGCAAAAGGACTAGTGCTGTGCATAATAATTCCATTAGTGAGCATCTCAGCAACCTGTTTTTCAATTTCTGCTTTGTGAGAGTGGGGGTACTTGTATGGCTTGAGTTTAAAAGGCTCAGCACCTGGTTTGAGGTTGATCTGATGATCCAGCTCCCTCTCTGGGGGTAAGCCTTTAGGAGTGGAAAACACCTCCGAATGCTGTTGCAGGATTCTTCCTATGGAGTCTGGAAGCTGATCCTCTGATCCCTTTGTTGCTTCTGTCTCCAGTGCTACACAGCTTGTTTGCTTCTCCTGTATGAACGTTCTGAGGTCCTTGCCCCTCACTAGCCTCATTGCAGGCTGATTCACCAACCCTTGCAAGTGCAGCAAACTCCCCTTATCACTAAGTGCAATGCTGAGGGAATGGAAATCAAAAGTAATGGGACTGAATTGGCACATCCAATCCACTCCTAGTATTATATCCCATTCCCCTAACTCCATTATTTTCAGATCAAATTGGAATCGATAGTCTTGTATCACCCAGCTTACATTGGGACTAATGGCACCACTAGTGATGTCAGTCCCATCTGCTAAGGTCACAGTGAAAGGGCTGACTGAGTGGTATGGCAATTGCAACAGGTTGACAACTCTATAGTGGATAAAACTGTCAGAGCTTCCTGTGTCCACCAAGATCTTGACTGGAAATCCCCCTAAATTGCCCATCAGCAGGATAGACTTCCTTTTTATGGCTCCAGACAATGCATTGAGGGATACTTCTGCTAATTCCCCCACCCTTCCAGTGAGTTCATCTTGCTCTCCTTCAGCATCCTCAAATTcaacctcctcctcctcctcttcagtGTTCACACAATTCAGATTTCCTTTCTTGCACTGGTGTCCTACTCCAAATTTTTCCCCACATCTGTAGCACAAGCCATGCTTACGTCTATACTGCATCTCCTCAGCTGTTATCTTACTGAGGTCTCTATGGATTGCATCAGTTTTCCTTGGGGCGGGGATGATAGCTGGTAACCTGTATGAGTGTTGGCGAGCCTGGTCCTGTGTGGAATTCTTGTACATTCCAAATCTTGGTTCTACTGTCCCCCTCTCTATGGCCTTACTTTGTTTGCTCTGGATTTCCAGTGAGCATTCTTGCAGCTCTGCCACTTCAAAAGCCTTCATTAGTGTCTGCGGTTTGAACATCTTCACCATAGGCTTAATCTCGTCTTTGAGTCCACTAATAAAACTGGAAACAAAGTAAGACTCATCCAATCTAGGATTTCTGGTCAGCATGAGTGTTTTTAATTCCTCAAATTTCTCCTCATAATCTTCAATAGTGCCTTTCTGATGTAACTTATTAAACTTCTCCACTATGTCACGTGAGTTTCTTCCAGAAAATCTCTCACATAAGAGTTCACTAAATTCTCCCCAGGACAGTCCAGGTTTCACAAGTTTTACCCCTTGGAACCAATTGTCAGCCTTCCCTTCCAAAAACATTTCTGCCACATCTACTTTCTGACATTCTGCTATCTGATAATTCAAGAAGTATTTGTGACATTTTCTCACCCACTCCCTAGGGTTCCCAGAGCTAAACATTGGCAACTCCATACGAGGCATATTAGGAAAGAACTGCCTACCTCTCATCTCAGGTTGACTCCCTGGCCCTTCGTTTGAAGGTGTCAACCGTAGATGCAATGGAGGTGTCGGTAAGATTGGTTCAGTTCCTCCTCCATCCCCGTCAGAAATGCCTTTCTCCTTCATCAGCAGCTTCATCATCGTACTGAACCTTTGCTCCATCTTAATGAATTTCTGGTCCAGATTCCCCACCATTGCTTCCAATTTCGCATTATTCTGATCCATGTCGGTATGAAGCTTCTGCTGCAGCTCCTCCATACTTGAATTCTGCGTTGTTGCCACAGATTCCATCAATTCATGCAGCTTACTATCCTGTTTCTTGAGTTGATCTTCCAGACTCCTAAATCGAGTGCTCTCTGCCATATTAGATATCTTCGCGGCCAAGGATCGAccgctctgataccaaatgtCAGGGTCGCAAGACAATTTCTGGAATTGGAACTGAGTATAGAGAAcgggaaggaaaagaagaacaagaaaGAATCAGAAAAGATGAGAGGGAgggaaaaggagagagagagagagagctaacagaaaggaaagagaaaatgatTCTGGCATTTATTCTCATAACCGTATTACAAATGCAGAGGGACTATTTATGCAATTGATCCCAACAGAATTTAGCGCTCATTACATCCACCGCCCTTTCTTAAGTAGAACGGCATCGTATTATCACTGATTGGTTAAACGCAAAGGTTGCTACACTAAACGACCCCGTGGTACTTTATTTGGTCCTGACACGTTTCCACAAAGACTTCGAGCCGTCTCGCCCATTTGTCACCTTTTAGAACCGTGGTTGATGGTTTTGTATCACGCGAAGACTTCCAAATTAACACTACTTGATGCCTTTTTATCAAAGGCTGATACCAAGGAAACCCAATGGTGCAACTTCTTAGCACTACTTGATAATTAACAATAATGTTCTTATTATTCAGTGTTAGCTATTCATGGAATTCAATTTGGCAATTGCAAAACTTGCCTCTTTCAAAAACAATTGTGATCTACATGATTGATTGTAAAATGATTGAtttcttaattaattaattgatatTCTGTCAATGATTAATTAGCTCCCCTATTAATATTAATTGATTGGTATTTTCTATTAATTGATATTAACATgtatcaaatgaaatttgaaatttgaaatgtgaaatgtgaaatttgaaatttattaagttattaaattattaaatattgaATCTGCTATGACTTATTATCTGAAAACATTGAATACAGTATGCCTATTGTATAGTTATAGACAACTGAATATTGAATTTTATATATTTCATAAAATTGATCTTATGTTGATTTATTCATCAATGATGTTATTAAAATGTTATATTTAttggtaatatatatatatatgacttaATTTCTCTGAGCAtaagatattaaaaaaataaaaaaagaatgaaccgaaaaaataaaaataaaaataaaaatacattgTAACACAATCTTCAATAGCTTCTTTTACTCCCTTGTTAACATCTATGGATGCagtaaaagaattatttttacacaacaaaattaaaaaaaaaccttgcatttgtataaaataataagtgaaCAACTTatcacttttttatttaattattttttgtttagatAATTTAgaaccacttaattaattaaaaagttctagtttttattatcaaacacgTGTATTAGAGATATGTATTGAAGAAAAACGCAGATCAGGTTCCACTTTAACAATTCAACTGGATATACCTGGGTATGCAGCTACTAAATTGAAGTGAGTAAGACAAATGGTGGAGGCCGGTGAATATTGAAACTCACAAGTACTACTAAATTTCTTGGATTGAAAACATATTTGTCAAATTGACTGATTCTTGGATTCCTTAGTGCAACCAACTCCCAATGTTCCTATGCCAAAAAGGACTTTCACGTCATGATCTTTCGACATGGAGACGGAGAGGGACGGTCATCAAAAAAATCGTTCCTGAACAGTTAACGGCCAGAATTTGGtccaaaaaaattataaagttCAAATCATTTCTTGTACATCGTTTTTAATAATGTGTATGAGATTTAcaaaaatttattctaaaattACGCGTTATACATTACATCGTGTATAAATAAAATTATGCGATGTGCACAAAATACGGCAACCGTTCCTGACTGTGGTCCCTTTCGACACTGTCGTACGTGGAACGGGTCTTGGCTTGTATCATGAAGCCCCGCAGAGTAACTATCACATCAATGATCAAAGCACTAACTGATAACCATCCCAGAGACCCTTTTTTGTAAATCATGACCTCGAGTTTATGATATTTAATGAATAATTATTTAagatcattttttattttgtaattttttgttACCGATAAATCTAATATACCCGTTATAGATATTAACCAAGTGACCTAAATATTTCCGATTTGATTTTCAACATCCCCTTCTCccctcaaaaaaattttttttaaaaaaaatgtcatttttgcttcatttcaaacaaaaaaaataaacaagtaatGAAACTTAATGAACCGTGTAAGGAGTAAAATTAAGTGACCGTTGTcattgctcaaaaaaaaaaatgagagggACCTCATTAAGTTTCCATGAAACGATTCGTATCGAACCTTTATGAGAGAGATCTCAAGGGACATCTTGCTCACTCACTTATGATAAAAGTTAAAAGCCTAGCATTGTCGATATTGTCTCACCAACCCGAGTATCGTAAGAGCTCGTGTTGGGTTAGTGGCTTTGATTATTGAATTCGATTGACAATAGACTAAACTTGGCTTTTTATAAGAGAATAAAACAGAATGAACGTAAACTTCAGCTTTTATAAGAGAAATATATCAATAACGAAGAAGTGATGGatgaatttttgagaaatataatttaaagaaaaaaaaagaacctttGGTTTTTGTACGTCCTTTTTTCTCCCCTTTGTGTGTTTTGTCAGTATTTGGTTTCAACTGCCCGAGTGAGAAACAGATTTTCCAAGTGGCTCGTGAGTTTTGATGGTTCCAAgtaatttgtttttcttagtcCCTACAATTATGGTTGCAAGTAATTGGAGTATTTTTATTACTAACAAACGTTGCGGCACATAAGCTTTTATCCCACAATTATGTGAATCACATAGCCTTCCCTAGCTCGTTGTATTCCTTCCACGATTTTAATCACTTCcctttctatcttttttttttttttgggacacAAAAAAATCTAATCATTTTAAAACAACAAGTAGTATATAATATAACATGTATTGTACTAGGTAGCAAAATCACATAGGGTAGGCAATTCTCCtcaattttacaaaatttaCTCTCTATCTAtatattttctaataaaattttacaaaattctcTCCtctaatgaaattttttttgtagtaATTGCCTTTAACAAAATTATTGGACCTTCTACACTAAAAATACATGTatgtggtaaaaaaaaaaaaaattcatccgTTTCAGACCTCGTTCTCAAAAGGTGAAGAAACTTGAGATCCTTTTTTTCCATTCCTTTGAATTTGCAATTCCCATGAGACCAAATTAAGATTTTTAGCATTTTCATTGACGGGCGGACCGGCACGTCATTATTTGGACATTACATTTTTTCttagaaaaataatgaagacgCATTATACGTTGACGGCGACTTGACATTGAATCATGAATGCGAATCAGCAGGTCAATTCTAACATCGAACGATAGAGAATTGGTATTCCTACCTACTAACATGCTGAGGGTTTTCCATGTGTGTCACGACTCAATTATTCAAAGCTATCATGCTCTATATGTAGGATTTTTAATGGTGATGTGAATCAGCAGGTCAATTCTAATATCAAATTGATATCCTACCCACTAAATTGTGAGGTTTTTCCATGTGTGTCACGACTGACAGCTTCCATTGGGGGGCACAAAAGTAGGCAAGCCGGCATATTTTCAAGATatccttgtttttgttgttttgtaatGCGGACTCGAGATTGTCCATTCTGGGAGTGGGTCGTGTCCCTTTCATCCGGCCCACTCAGTTTAAAATTTTGTGACAACTTCTCATTCTGGGAGACTTTCATGAAGACTAAAATTTTGTTGTGGTTTTGTCATCTTCCTACAAACATTACCGACCGCAGTTGATGCTTTATCACTTGTATAAATGGTACCACCCATCTGACCTCCTTTCATCAAATAACCAATGTACCCAAGAAATCCAATGGGGCATCCGTATTTTCTTGATACTACTTCTTCATTACCATTCTTGCTCTTATTCATAACTATTTTGGTCGCCAGCCAAATTCCATTTGGCTGCACTAGACAAGCCCATTCTTCAAATTTCACTTGCATTGATAGTGAACGACAAGCTCTTCTTCGACTCAGAGATAGCTTGACAGATGAATCTAATCGTCTATCTTCGTGGATTGGAGAAGACTGCTGTTCTTGGGATGGAATTAGTTGCCACAAAATAACTGGCCATGTGGTGGCACTTGATCTACGCAATACGGTACAACCTGCACTTCAAATTTTTGATCCTTCATATCATTCCACGTCTTGCTTGGCAGGCCAGTATTTAAGTCCATCTTTGGTCAATCTGACCAATATACGATACTTGGACTTGAGCTTAAATAATTTTTCAGGAATCCGAATTCCCACATTTCTTGGATTGCTGAAAGACTTGAGATACCTCAATCTCTCAGATGCAGGATTTGTTGGTGAAGTTCCCCAACATTTAGGAAATCTCGCGCATTTAAGGTACTTAGATATTGGTTTTGCAAGTTCAAATTACATCCCAATAGATAATAACTTGACGAGTAATGATGTGGGATGGGTCGCTAAGCTCTCTTCTCTTGAAACCCTGTCCCTGAGCAGAGTAGACCTTTCGGGCGCTCAAGATGTGTTCCGCGTAATTAACATGCTTCCTTTGCTAAAAGCACTAGATTTAGAGGGTTGTAGACTTGTAGTTCCTCATCTTTTATACGTCAATTTCACATCTCTTTCTTCCCTTAAACTCAGTTTCAATCAATTTCTCAACCCCACCCTGCCTCCTTGGCTGCGTAACTTAACCCGCCTCCAAGATCTTGGTCTTGGTGCTAATAATTTAGATGACAAGGTTCATGATACATTTAGGCAAATGACCTCTCTAGTTAACCTCGATCTGGGAGGAAATCACTTTGATACTTCAACATTGAGATCCATTTGCAACATTAGCAGTCTTACTAGTTTAGATATGAGTGATAATGAGTTGCAAGGGTCAATACCAAGTGAAATAGGCCAGTTTCCACAACTAACTGTACTAAAACTGTCCAATAATAGGTTAAATGATACCATCCCCTCCAGCCTTTGGCAACTCACCAAGTTACAAGCATTGTACATAGGTGCAAATGCATTAACCGGTGTACTATCTGAACACCATTTTGCAAAACTCAAAGAGCTAAAGAGGTTGGACATTTCTCTTAACTTACTCTCTCTGCACGTGAGCTCCTCTTGGGTTCCTCCTTTTCAACTACAACATATTGGGATGGGATCTGTCAAAATAGGGCCCCGGTTCCCAAATTGGCTACGCAAGCAAAAGGAGATTGAAAAGTTAAACATGGCGAATGCCGGCATTTCAGATGCCATACCCAGCTGGTTCGGAGTGCTTTCTAATGATTTTAGAGGCATAATTCTCTCCGGTAACAAATTGGAGGGATCTCTCAACTCATTTATTTCAGGTATTTAAAATTTGGATCTTTTTCGAAGTTCATTTACAGTACATAGTACAGTGGATGACGTTGttgttcttctttcttcttctttttttttttatttttatgcgACAGTGGCTGATGTTGATAAAAAGGTTGTACAAATGTTGTATCTCGTCCTCAATCACAACCATTTCACTGGCAGTATCCCGGAAGACTTGTGCAAGTTGAAAACTTTAGAATATTTAGATCTGTCCAACAACCATTTGTCTGGAAGAATTCCTTTATGCTTGGGAAACTTGCGAAATTTGAGGATCCTACATTTGGGAAGTAACAGCCTATATGGTCAGATCCCAGGTTCACTGGGTAACTTGGGTGAACTTATTATTCTGCAATTGAGTAAAAATAGATTTGACGGGAAGCTCCCTCCTTCAATGCAGAATCTGAAAAGATTGCAGTCCCTGGATCTGGGAGAAAATAGAATAGCCGATACTATACCAGCGTGGATTGGGGAAAGGTTATCAGACTTGGAGTTTCTGACACTTCAGTCGAATAATTTCCACGGAGGTATCTCTAATACACTCTGCCAACTCCCATATCTTCAAGTGCTCAACCTAGCACATAATGATTTATCTGGATCTATTCCTCACTGCTTTAAAAACTTCACCGCGATGGAATCAACTGAACCAGGAACATTTCAGTACTCAAACTATACTTATCATGATCCCGTACTTCATAACTTTAAGGCAGGAATAGAGCTTGAGTACTCAAAAAACA from the Coffea arabica cultivar ET-39 chromosome 11e, Coffea Arabica ET-39 HiFi, whole genome shotgun sequence genome contains:
- the LOC113718955 gene encoding receptor-like protein EIX2 isoform X1, which encodes MYPRNPMGHPYFLDTTSSLPFLLLFITILVASQIPFGCTRQAHSSNFTCIDSERQALLRLRDSLTDESNRLSSWIGEDCCSWDGISCHKITGHVVALDLRNTVQPALQIFDPSYHSTSCLAGQYLSPSLVNLTNIRYLDLSLNNFSGIRIPTFLGLLKDLRYLNLSDAGFVGEVPQHLGNLAHLRYLDIGFASSNYIPIDNNLTSNDVGWVAKLSSLETLSLSRVDLSGAQDVFRVINMLPLLKALDLEGCRLVVPHLLYVNFTSLSSLKLSFNQFLNPTLPPWLRNLTRLQDLGLGANNLDDKVHDTFRQMTSLVNLDLGGNHFDTSTLRSICNISSLTSLDMSDNELQGSIPSEIGQFPQLTVLKLSNNRLNDTIPSSLWQLTKLQALYIGANALTGVLSEHHFAKLKELKRLDISLNLLSLHVSSSWVPPFQLQHIGMGSVKIGPRFPNWLRKQKEIEKLNMANAGISDAIPSWFGVLSNDFRGIILSGNKLEGSLNSFISVADVDKKVVQMLYLVLNHNHFTGSIPEDLCKLKTLEYLDLSNNHLSGRIPLCLGNLRNLRILHLGSNSLYGQIPGSLGNLGELIILQLSKNRFDGKLPPSMQNLKRLQSLDLGENRIADTIPAWIGERLSDLEFLTLQSNNFHGGISNTLCQLPYLQVLNLAHNDLSGSIPHCFKNFTAMESTEPGTFQYSNYTYHDPVLHNFKAGIELEYSKNMESVKSISLSGNNLVGEIPDEIMGLVGLQTLNLSKNHLNGRIPKNIGNLKQLETLDLSMNELSGEIPPSLSSIYSLSFLNLSYNKLSGPIPSGNQLQTLNDPSTYEGNIGLCGKPLLNSCPAGESPKENGPVLDDKGHTESDFSWFYAGFGPGFSVGAVGVVGILQFKQSWRYALFK
- the LOC113718955 gene encoding receptor-like protein EIX2 isoform X2, translating into MYPRNPMGHPYFLDTTSSLPFLLLFITILVASQIPFGCTRQAHSSNFTCIDSERQALLRLRDSLTDESNRLSSWIGEDCCSWDGISCHKITGHVVALDLRNTVQPALQIFDPSYHSTSCLAGQYLSPSLVNLTNIRYLDLSLNNFSGIRIPTFLGLLKDLRYLNLSDAGFVGEVPQHLGNLAHLRVDLSGAQDVFRVINMLPLLKALDLEGCRLVVPHLLYVNFTSLSSLKLSFNQFLNPTLPPWLRNLTRLQDLGLGANNLDDKVHDTFRQMTSLVNLDLGGNHFDTSTLRSICNISSLTSLDMSDNELQGSIPSEIGQFPQLTVLKLSNNRLNDTIPSSLWQLTKLQALYIGANALTGVLSEHHFAKLKELKRLDISLNLLSLHVSSSWVPPFQLQHIGMGSVKIGPRFPNWLRKQKEIEKLNMANAGISDAIPSWFGVLSNDFRGIILSGNKLEGSLNSFISVADVDKKVVQMLYLVLNHNHFTGSIPEDLCKLKTLEYLDLSNNHLSGRIPLCLGNLRNLRILHLGSNSLYGQIPGSLGNLGELIILQLSKNRFDGKLPPSMQNLKRLQSLDLGENRIADTIPAWIGERLSDLEFLTLQSNNFHGGISNTLCQLPYLQVLNLAHNDLSGSIPHCFKNFTAMESTEPGTFQYSNYTYHDPVLHNFKAGIELEYSKNMESVKSISLSGNNLVGEIPDEIMGLVGLQTLNLSKNHLNGRIPKNIGNLKQLETLDLSMNELSGEIPPSLSSIYSLSFLNLSYNKLSGPIPSGNQLQTLNDPSTYEGNIGLCGKPLLNSCPAGESPKENGPVLDDKGHTESDFSWFYAGFGPGFSVGAVGVVGILQFKQSWRYALFK
- the LOC113718955 gene encoding receptor-like protein EIX2 isoform X3, with product MLPLLKALDLEGCRLVVPHLLYVNFTSLSSLKLSFNQFLNPTLPPWLRNLTRLQDLGLGANNLDDKVHDTFRQMTSLVNLDLGGNHFDTSTLRSICNISSLTSLDMSDNELQGSIPSEIGQFPQLTVLKLSNNRLNDTIPSSLWQLTKLQALYIGANALTGVLSEHHFAKLKELKRLDISLNLLSLHVSSSWVPPFQLQHIGMGSVKIGPRFPNWLRKQKEIEKLNMANAGISDAIPSWFGVLSNDFRGIILSGNKLEGSLNSFISVADVDKKVVQMLYLVLNHNHFTGSIPEDLCKLKTLEYLDLSNNHLSGRIPLCLGNLRNLRILHLGSNSLYGQIPGSLGNLGELIILQLSKNRFDGKLPPSMQNLKRLQSLDLGENRIADTIPAWIGERLSDLEFLTLQSNNFHGGISNTLCQLPYLQVLNLAHNDLSGSIPHCFKNFTAMESTEPGTFQYSNYTYHDPVLHNFKAGIELEYSKNMESVKSISLSGNNLVGEIPDEIMGLVGLQTLNLSKNHLNGRIPKNIGNLKQLETLDLSMNELSGEIPPSLSSIYSLSFLNLSYNKLSGPIPSGNQLQTLNDPSTYEGNIGLCGKPLLNSCPAGESPKENGPVLDDKGHTESDFSWFYAGFGPGFSVGAVGVVGILQFKQSWRYALFK